The Methyloferula stellata AR4 genome includes a window with the following:
- a CDS encoding phage terminase large subunit, with protein sequence MVLFSAAQDAARILLEGRQRFTCLAGGTRSGKTFLIVRAIVARALKAKHSRHAILRFHANAARASIALDTLPNVMRLCYPRIAIKEHRQDGFFELPNGARIWIGGLDDKERVEKILGLEYATVFLNEASQIPYSSALIAFTRLAQVVPGLHQCGFVDLNPVGKTHWTNMLFGEKREPVSRRPLSDPDNYKRAFLNPPDNAANLSKAFLASLADLPEKQRKRFYEGIYVDDVDAALWTYEIIDAARCTLEDIPEEERVSVVVALDPSGAAGHDDLGADEIGIVVAARGTDGDCYILADRSCREAPAAWGRRAVVAYHEYKADCIVAESNFGGEMVRATIHAADPNVPVHLVTASRGKAVRAEPISVRYAQKQVHHAGRFGKLEDQLCAFSAAGYGGQGSPDHADAAIWALTHLFGHDDGTAIIEFYRREAQERGGA encoded by the coding sequence ATGGTTCTATTCAGCGCCGCGCAGGATGCGGCGCGCATCCTTCTCGAAGGGCGGCAGCGTTTCACCTGTCTTGCCGGCGGGACGCGATCAGGCAAAACCTTTCTCATCGTCCGCGCCATTGTGGCCCGCGCGCTCAAAGCCAAGCATTCGCGCCATGCGATCTTGCGGTTCCATGCGAACGCTGCCCGCGCCTCCATCGCACTCGATACTTTGCCGAATGTGATGCGGCTCTGCTATCCGCGGATTGCGATCAAGGAACATCGCCAGGACGGATTTTTCGAATTGCCGAACGGCGCTCGGATCTGGATCGGCGGCCTCGACGATAAAGAGCGCGTCGAGAAAATCCTGGGCCTCGAATATGCGACGGTCTTTCTGAACGAAGCGTCGCAGATTCCTTATTCCTCCGCGCTCATTGCCTTCACGCGCCTGGCGCAGGTCGTGCCCGGCTTACATCAATGCGGCTTCGTCGATCTGAACCCGGTCGGCAAGACGCATTGGACCAACATGCTCTTTGGCGAAAAGCGCGAGCCCGTCTCGCGGCGGCCCTTGAGCGACCCCGATAATTACAAGCGGGCTTTTTTAAATCCGCCGGACAATGCCGCCAATCTCTCGAAGGCGTTTCTGGCGAGCCTCGCCGATCTGCCGGAAAAGCAGCGCAAGCGCTTCTATGAAGGGATCTATGTCGACGATGTCGATGCGGCGCTGTGGACCTACGAGATTATCGATGCCGCGCGCTGCACGCTTGAGGACATTCCGGAAGAAGAGCGTGTGTCGGTTGTCGTCGCGCTCGATCCCTCGGGCGCCGCGGGCCATGACGATCTTGGCGCCGATGAAATCGGCATCGTCGTGGCAGCAAGGGGCACGGATGGCGATTGCTATATTCTGGCCGACCGCTCGTGCCGAGAGGCGCCCGCTGCCTGGGGCCGCCGCGCGGTTGTCGCCTATCACGAATATAAGGCCGATTGCATCGTGGCTGAATCGAATTTCGGCGGCGAAATGGTACGCGCCACGATCCATGCCGCCGATCCCAATGTGCCGGTGCATCTTGTGACTGCGAGCCGGGGCAAGGCGGTACGCGCGGAACCCATCTCTGTGCGTTATGCGCAAAAACAGGTTCATCACGCAGGCCGGTTCGGCAAGCTCGAAGATCAACTCTGCGCCTTCTCGGCCGCGGGCTATGGCGGGCAGGGCAGCCCCGATCACGCGGACGCGGCGATCTGGGCTTTGACGCATTTGTTCGGCCATGACGATGGCACGGCCATCATCGAATTCTACCGGCGCGAAGCGCAGGAGCGCGGCGGTGCATGA
- a CDS encoding barstar family protein yields MRVIELNAANWKTVGDFYAALLPELGAPEWHGDSVNALVDSMIWGEINQIDPPYRIIVRNVRDLPRDVANELNWVKHGLAKGRADFQARKNYDVVVEFEILD; encoded by the coding sequence GTGCGTGTGATTGAACTCAATGCTGCGAATTGGAAAACGGTAGGCGATTTTTATGCCGCGCTTTTACCTGAGCTTGGCGCGCCGGAATGGCATGGCGACAGTGTCAATGCGTTGGTCGATTCGATGATTTGGGGCGAAATAAATCAAATTGATCCACCCTACCGAATTATTGTCCGTAATGTTCGGGATCTACCTAGAGACGTCGCCAATGAACTTAATTGGGTGAAGCATGGATTGGCCAAAGGCAGAGCCGATTTTCAAGCCCGCAAGAACTATGATGTCGTCGTGGAATTCGAAATCCTAGATTAA
- a CDS encoding DUF2019 domain-containing protein produces MKAALKGMSVGDLVALFEKNALEQDDAIFKERIFKFKKLYPLMLAIRAELSRRGSRASLTKLYDHENMQVKLQAAMATLIVAPVEARRVIEAISKTGWMPQAADAKETIRLLDSGFFKPS; encoded by the coding sequence GTGAAAGCGGCGCTTAAAGGTATGTCTGTAGGCGATCTGGTCGCGCTTTTCGAGAAAAACGCTCTCGAACAGGACGACGCCATATTCAAGGAGCGGATATTCAAGTTCAAGAAACTATATCCGCTAATGCTGGCAATTCGAGCTGAGCTGAGTCGCCGTGGATCTCGTGCTTCTTTGACCAAGCTTTATGATCACGAAAACATGCAGGTTAAACTGCAAGCTGCAATGGCAACGCTCATTGTTGCTCCGGTGGAAGCTCGCCGTGTCATAGAAGCCATTAGTAAAACCGGATGGATGCCACAAGCCGCTGATGCGAAAGAGACGATTCGGCTTCTTGACAGCGGTTTTTTCAAACCGAGCTGA
- a CDS encoding DUF2163 domain-containing protein, with product MRAASTALVNLLNATRAARDAQVLMADCYTFSLRTGLILTYTNADVPILLNGYTYLSNSVLVDGLRFKCAVGLDVDQQQITIGARPVDTIDGVPFLEAIRNGVFDGCEIQREKAFLTSWTAAPVGSVILFKGRVGTIDSVGRTTAQITVNSDLVLLDLNMPRNLYSPQCVHVLYDSGCRLVKNAFGSNGTVGSSSTAIEINWGSSASVFAQGTILFSSGVNAGVSANIKSASPGALVLSSALPNVPATGDAFTAFQGCDHTLSTCRSQFNNLGNFRGFPFVPPPTAAY from the coding sequence ATGAGAGCTGCTTCGACGGCGCTCGTCAATCTGCTCAACGCGACACGGGCGGCACGCGATGCGCAAGTGCTGATGGCGGATTGCTACACGTTCAGTTTGCGCACCGGCCTGATCCTGACCTACACCAATGCCGATGTGCCGATCCTGCTCAACGGTTATACCTATCTGAGTAATTCCGTTCTCGTCGATGGCCTCAGATTCAAATGTGCCGTCGGCCTCGACGTCGATCAGCAGCAGATCACGATCGGCGCCAGGCCGGTGGACACGATCGACGGCGTGCCGTTTTTGGAAGCGATTCGTAATGGCGTCTTCGATGGATGCGAGATACAGCGCGAGAAAGCCTTCCTGACGAGCTGGACCGCGGCGCCCGTCGGCAGCGTGATCCTGTTCAAGGGACGTGTCGGGACGATCGACTCGGTCGGACGCACGACGGCGCAAATCACCGTCAATTCCGACCTCGTCTTGCTCGACCTCAATATGCCGCGCAATCTCTATTCGCCGCAATGCGTGCATGTTCTTTATGATTCGGGCTGCAGGCTTGTGAAGAACGCGTTCGGATCGAATGGAACGGTCGGCTCTAGCTCCACAGCGATAGAGATCAATTGGGGATCGTCCGCTTCCGTCTTTGCGCAGGGCACGATTTTATTTTCGTCCGGCGTCAATGCCGGCGTCTCGGCCAATATCAAATCGGCTTCGCCGGGCGCGCTTGTGCTGAGTTCGGCCTTGCCCAATGTGCCCGCAACCGGCGACGCCTTCACAGCCTTTCAAGGCTGCGATCACACATTGTCGACCTGCCGGTCGCAATTCAATAATCTCGGCAATTTTCGCGGCTTTCCTTTCGTGCCGCCGCCGACCGCGGCCTATTGA
- a CDS encoding baseplate megatron protein TIM-barrel domain-containing protein — protein sequence MSFIKGINLLPSTGEFTYDTVAYLGQRVGSAGLQPINLYASAGGGTVTDYAIALDQLQAQFPDCETVALVVAWFGNSLDVSACQIYPSTTYIGGSFQKAVGGSDLWRCSGLTQFSAGLSPIPQNGSSFVYGGTPSDQSIVRCIQDLKTRGFRVVFYPFILMTAAGFPWRGRITYTGADVSSGATAAVSAFLGSATPAQFARDATNLTVAYSGPTTDYSFRRMILHYANLCVVAGGVDLFLLGSELRGLEAIRGPGWTKAGTTGGDGKVIWDYPFVAGLMQLSDDVRTIFDSAGLVKDPTGLHNLISYSADWSDWMGFQHPGENGQWPHLDQLYAHDNIDLISIDNYLPLSDWTTGTGGLDVIHWSDPAPDAAAWPPSASTMNALGLSGQPTIYSKPYLKANIEGGEKFNWFYADSANDGLGFDPYGSDLRVSLPEGDRLAQNRQPYFANQQLLANKQLRWWWNNPHQAIYDAADGQGFAPHGPPTEWIAQSKPITFAEYGFPSCDRGPNQPNVFFDPKSSESFTPYWSIWDPQAGGGFRPRQDEEIQLLALQAIYEYWITDGHNAVSATDVKMIEPAFMSVWNWDARPFPAFPVRGDVWGDAGNWRAGQWLDGKGPYLVPPVPDAVPVTTSYSVFPALGGQGWSIHYRPGFATGVAEHVSGRQSRTAKMSTPLYEIELSFDVLREDITQDLQAIIAFFDAQQGRNGAFIFASPVASCFAAGETFLCRFENDQQDLEEFMTRLFTLQSVKLRSVKTG from the coding sequence ATGTCGTTTATCAAAGGCATCAATCTTCTCCCGTCAACCGGAGAATTTACCTATGACACCGTCGCCTATCTCGGTCAGCGCGTTGGCTCCGCGGGCCTCCAGCCGATCAATCTCTACGCTTCCGCTGGCGGTGGCACGGTCACGGATTACGCGATCGCGCTCGATCAGCTTCAGGCGCAGTTTCCAGACTGCGAAACCGTGGCGCTCGTCGTCGCCTGGTTCGGTAATTCTCTCGATGTCTCCGCCTGTCAGATCTATCCGTCGACCACTTACATCGGGGGCTCATTTCAAAAGGCTGTAGGCGGCAGCGATCTTTGGCGCTGCTCGGGACTGACGCAGTTTTCGGCCGGCCTTAGTCCGATTCCGCAGAACGGCTCATCCTTCGTCTATGGCGGGACACCATCCGATCAATCGATCGTTCGTTGCATCCAGGACTTGAAGACGCGCGGGTTTCGCGTCGTCTTCTATCCATTCATCTTGATGACGGCCGCGGGATTTCCCTGGCGCGGCCGGATCACTTATACGGGCGCTGACGTTTCAAGCGGCGCCACGGCGGCGGTGAGTGCCTTCCTCGGATCGGCGACGCCAGCGCAATTTGCGCGCGATGCGACCAATCTCACCGTCGCCTATTCGGGCCCGACGACGGATTATTCCTTCCGCCGCATGATCTTGCATTATGCCAATCTTTGCGTTGTCGCGGGGGGCGTCGATCTTTTCCTGCTCGGCTCGGAGTTGCGCGGCCTCGAAGCGATCCGTGGGCCAGGCTGGACCAAGGCGGGCACGACAGGCGGCGACGGTAAGGTCATATGGGACTATCCCTTTGTCGCCGGGCTTATGCAGCTTTCCGACGATGTGCGGACGATCTTCGACAGTGCGGGCCTCGTCAAGGATCCGACCGGCCTTCACAACCTCATTTCCTATTCGGCCGATTGGTCGGATTGGATGGGCTTTCAGCATCCAGGCGAGAACGGGCAATGGCCGCATCTCGATCAGCTCTATGCGCATGACAATATCGACCTCATCTCGATCGACAATTATCTGCCGCTCTCCGATTGGACGACGGGCACAGGCGGGCTCGACGTGATCCATTGGAGCGATCCGGCGCCGGACGCGGCGGCTTGGCCGCCTTCCGCGAGCACGATGAACGCCCTGGGGCTTTCCGGTCAGCCGACGATCTATTCGAAGCCCTATCTCAAGGCCAACATCGAAGGCGGCGAAAAATTCAATTGGTTCTATGCCGACAGCGCCAATGATGGATTGGGCTTCGATCCCTATGGATCGGATTTGCGCGTTTCGCTGCCGGAAGGCGACAGGCTCGCGCAAAATCGTCAGCCATATTTCGCCAATCAGCAATTGTTGGCGAATAAGCAATTGCGCTGGTGGTGGAACAATCCGCATCAGGCGATCTATGACGCCGCCGACGGGCAGGGCTTCGCGCCGCATGGTCCACCGACCGAATGGATCGCGCAATCGAAGCCGATCACATTCGCGGAATATGGTTTTCCGTCCTGCGATCGCGGCCCAAACCAGCCGAATGTTTTCTTTGATCCGAAATCGAGCGAAAGCTTCACGCCTTATTGGTCGATTTGGGACCCGCAGGCGGGGGGCGGCTTCAGGCCGCGCCAGGATGAAGAGATCCAGCTTCTCGCTTTGCAGGCGATCTATGAATATTGGATCACGGACGGTCACAACGCCGTGTCCGCGACGGACGTGAAGATGATCGAGCCGGCATTCATGTCGGTTTGGAACTGGGACGCGCGGCCGTTTCCCGCCTTTCCGGTCCGCGGTGATGTCTGGGGCGATGCCGGCAATTGGCGCGCCGGACAATGGCTCGACGGAAAGGGGCCTTATCTCGTGCCGCCGGTGCCGGACGCCGTACCGGTGACAACGAGCTACTCGGTCTTTCCGGCTCTCGGCGGGCAGGGCTGGTCGATCCACTATCGGCCGGGCTTTGCCACGGGCGTGGCCGAGCATGTCTCCGGGCGGCAAAGCCGGACAGCCAAAATGTCCACGCCGCTCTATGAGATCGAACTCAGCTTCGACGTCTTGCGCGAGGATATCACGCAGGATTTGCAAGCGATCATCGCCTTCTTCGACGCGCAGCAGGGACGAAACGGTGCTTTTATTTTTGCCTCGCCTGTAGCCTCATGTTTTGCCGCGGGCGAGACATTTTTGTGCCGCTTCGAAAATGATCAGCAGGATCTCGAAGAATTCATGACCCGTTTGTTCACGCTGCAATCCGTGAAGCTCCGATCGGTCAAAACAGGTTAG
- a CDS encoding barstar family protein, whose translation MRVIELDATNWKTWEDFYVALLGALGAPEWHGDSVNALVDSMIWGGINEIDPPYKFVVRNLRQAPSDVAEAVEDAKAALARGRADFRTRKGRDIIVDFEIID comes from the coding sequence ATGCGCGTGATAGAACTCGATGCTACGAATTGGAAAACGTGGGAAGATTTTTATGTCGCGCTTTTGGGCGCGCTCGGCGCACCAGAATGGCATGGTGACAGTGTAAACGCTTTGGTCGATTCGATGATTTGGGGTGGCATCAATGAGATCGATCCACCCTATAAATTTGTTGTACGTAATCTGCGGCAGGCGCCAAGCGATGTCGCCGAAGCGGTCGAGGACGCCAAAGCTGCCCTTGCGAGAGGCCGAGCCGATTTTCGGACCCGCAAAGGCCGTGACATCATTGTGGACTTCGAAATCATAGACTAA
- a CDS encoding DUF2460 domain-containing protein, with the protein MTAPPSFPILPGQSWSVHKRPTFSTRVVSHVSGREVRSPLYADTLYEFELTYDGLSSGVSYAGLTDHSLQSLMGFYLQCQGQYGTFLYSDPSDNAVTGQVIGVGDGATEGFAFRRTLGAFTEPVSWVASVAQIYLNGTGQASGWSLVQPNTLTFTTAPGSGVAITADFSYAFVCRFIDDQEDFENFMNGLWKVNALKFRSVKP; encoded by the coding sequence ATGACGGCGCCGCCTTCCTTTCCTATTCTACCTGGCCAAAGCTGGTCGGTGCATAAGCGTCCGACCTTTTCGACGCGGGTCGTAAGCCATGTGTCCGGCCGCGAAGTCCGCAGCCCGCTCTATGCCGATACGCTCTATGAATTCGAGCTGACCTATGACGGATTGTCGTCAGGTGTATCGTATGCCGGCCTCACCGATCATTCCTTGCAGAGCCTCATGGGTTTCTATCTGCAATGCCAAGGCCAATATGGCACTTTTCTCTATAGCGACCCATCCGACAACGCGGTGACGGGCCAGGTCATCGGCGTCGGTGATGGTGCAACGGAAGGTTTTGCGTTTCGACGCACGCTTGGCGCTTTTACGGAGCCGGTCTCTTGGGTGGCCTCAGTCGCGCAGATCTATTTGAACGGAACCGGGCAAGCGAGCGGCTGGAGCCTGGTTCAACCGAACACGCTCACCTTCACCACGGCGCCAGGATCCGGCGTCGCGATCACGGCCGATTTTTCCTATGCCTTCGTCTGCCGCTTTATCGATGACCAGGAAGATTTCGAAAATTTCATGAATGGGCTTTGGAAGGTCAACGCATTGAAGTTTCGGAGCGTGAAACCATGA
- a CDS encoding phage head-tail connector protein, whose protein sequence is MKDRNDMASSFDLVTLADLKTWLGVEGTQDDDLLSLLVSQVSRAILTFLDRPSILPTTYTDIIDGGNDTSVMLRYWPVNAIASCVVDGVAMPAAPPLVSGAPAQRGYILDSVDATPPGRMQRLSLRYGLFNQGLQNVIISYFAGYQVANEAAAIPSAAPFTIAAQAPYGAFASDGGVAYADGSFLTSVASNPSAGQYAVSAGLYTFATGDAGAAVTLTYGYIPHDLALAAKEWAAERYVYHARIGQASKSLGGQETVSFIVKDIPEFVACILQPYRRVVMP, encoded by the coding sequence ATGAAGGACCGCAATGACATGGCGTCTTCATTCGATCTCGTGACATTGGCCGATCTGAAGACCTGGCTCGGCGTCGAAGGGACACAAGATGACGATCTTCTGTCGCTTCTCGTTTCACAGGTCAGCCGCGCGATCCTGACCTTCCTCGATCGCCCGTCGATCCTGCCGACAACCTATACGGATATCATCGACGGCGGCAATGATACGTCGGTGATGCTGCGCTATTGGCCTGTCAATGCGATCGCCTCCTGCGTTGTCGACGGCGTGGCGATGCCGGCCGCGCCGCCGCTTGTCTCAGGCGCACCGGCGCAAAGAGGCTATATTCTGGATTCCGTCGATGCCACGCCGCCTGGCCGCATGCAACGTCTCTCGCTGCGTTACGGGCTTTTCAATCAAGGCCTGCAAAACGTCATCATCTCCTATTTTGCAGGCTATCAGGTAGCCAATGAGGCCGCGGCCATCCCCTCCGCGGCGCCTTTCACAATCGCGGCTCAGGCGCCTTACGGCGCTTTTGCGAGTGACGGCGGCGTGGCCTATGCCGACGGCTCTTTCCTCACGTCCGTCGCATCCAATCCGAGCGCCGGGCAATATGCCGTCTCAGCCGGGCTCTATACATTCGCCACGGGCGATGCGGGTGCCGCCGTCACTTTGACCTATGGTTATATCCCGCACGATCTCGCGCTTGCCGCCAAGGAATGGGCGGCGGAGCGCTACGTCTATCATGCCCGCATCGGGCAGGCATCGAAGTCCTTGGGCGGACAAGAGACGGTCAGCTTTATCGTAAAAGACATACCGGAGTTCGTCGCCTGCATCTTGCAACCCTATCGCCGGGTGGTGATGCCATGA
- a CDS encoding phage portal protein gives MTDRAAGQRSWTLSPTDLYVSYGSSGLGADWFGPLEPMKPLAPPEVAGRQWDYPAGYNLTTIARPYEPISFNMLRGLADSYDLLRLVIETRKDQVARLCWHIRKRDKKANRTMDADRVAAITSFFRRPDGQHGFTDWLRLILEDLFVIDAPALYMQRDRGGRLKALLPLDGATIKPVIDDWGRTPQPYIEGGQAIYPAAYQQILKGYPAVDYTTTDLIYRPRNIRTNRVYGFGPVEQIVTTVNIALRRQIFLLDYFTEGNIPDSLIGVPENWTPDQIATYQKYWDAYFDGDLGRRRKAKFVPGGVAKTFLQTKEPSLTGPFDEWLARVICFAFSISPQGLVQQNNRATAETQKELSEEEGLLPVLGWVKGLIDDVIATEFDAPDLEFAWQSDPELDPAVQEAILTGYTSNGILTINEARAILGHAPLNEPAADTPMALTGTGYVALPNVATSRE, from the coding sequence ATGACCGACCGCGCTGCCGGGCAGAGAAGCTGGACGCTCTCGCCGACCGATCTTTATGTGAGCTATGGCTCCTCCGGCCTGGGCGCCGACTGGTTCGGCCCGCTCGAGCCGATGAAGCCCTTGGCGCCGCCGGAAGTCGCCGGCCGACAATGGGATTATCCGGCTGGCTACAACCTCACCACGATCGCGCGCCCCTATGAGCCGATCTCCTTCAACATGCTGCGCGGCTTGGCCGACAGTTACGATCTGTTGCGGCTCGTCATCGAGACGCGCAAGGATCAGGTCGCGCGGCTCTGCTGGCACATTCGCAAACGCGATAAGAAAGCCAATCGAACAATGGATGCCGATCGCGTCGCTGCGATCACGTCCTTCTTCCGGCGCCCCGACGGCCAGCACGGCTTTACCGACTGGCTGCGGCTGATCCTCGAAGATCTCTTCGTCATCGACGCGCCAGCGCTCTACATGCAGCGTGATCGCGGCGGACGGCTGAAGGCGCTGCTGCCGCTCGATGGCGCGACCATCAAGCCCGTCATCGACGATTGGGGCCGCACGCCGCAGCCTTATATAGAAGGCGGGCAGGCGATCTATCCTGCCGCCTATCAGCAGATCCTCAAGGGCTATCCCGCTGTCGATTACACGACGACGGATTTGATCTACCGGCCGCGCAACATCAGGACCAATCGCGTCTACGGCTTCGGCCCGGTCGAGCAGATCGTGACGACCGTCAATATCGCCTTGCGGCGGCAGATTTTCCTGCTCGATTATTTCACCGAGGGCAATATTCCAGACAGTCTCATCGGCGTGCCGGAGAATTGGACGCCGGATCAGATCGCGACCTATCAGAAATATTGGGACGCCTATTTCGACGGCGATCTCGGCCGCCGCCGCAAGGCCAAATTCGTGCCGGGCGGCGTCGCCAAAACCTTTTTGCAGACGAAGGAGCCGTCGCTGACGGGGCCCTTCGACGAATGGCTGGCGCGGGTCATTTGCTTTGCCTTTTCGATCTCACCGCAAGGCCTCGTGCAGCAGAACAATCGCGCCACGGCGGAAACGCAAAAAGAGCTTTCGGAAGAAGAAGGCCTTCTGCCAGTGTTGGGTTGGGTGAAAGGACTCATCGACGATGTGATCGCGACGGAGTTCGATGCGCCCGATCTCGAATTCGCCTGGCAGTCGGACCCAGAGCTCGATCCGGCGGTGCAGGAAGCGATCCTGACCGGCTACACATCCAATGGCATTCTCACGATCAACGAGGCCCGCGCCATCCTCGGCCACGCGCCGCTGAATGAGCCCGCCGCCGACACGCCGATGGCGCTGACAGGCACGGGCTATGTGGCGCTGCCGAACGTCGCGACATCGCGCGAATAG
- a CDS encoding phage tail protein has translation MSGSHSSPAPTVQPSYTGLQIQTSSNALPVPIAYGQNVLAPNIVWEADFTSIPQYTSTPSSGKGGGGSSLQMNGYLYVIAIIMGLCEGPISAIGTIWKGQSSYSLSTVNPPINSIAAALSNAAVKDASMSLFSGTVPQSIWGYLSSKHADQAIAYPGLAYLAAPNYNLGSSGSLDITNVEIFGVLSGSTGVSGLSDGDPAQIIQDFLTNAQYGVGFPSAGIDATTLFSGAASYQAYCRTTGIALSPMLTNQEAANSILARWLQLTNTAAIWSGGKLKFIPYGDAAATGNGATFTPDLTPVYNLTDDDFIYTDGDDPVQVARTDPYAAYNMQPIEILDRSNAYAATPLTAFDQNAIDLYGLRIASTVTAHEICDANVAMTSAQLILQRGLYIRNTYAFKLSWEYCLLEPMDLVTITDAGLGLYDSAVRIIEIDEDENGLLAVTAEEFPAGTATAATYPVQTSGGNSVNRNMAPASVNPPLIMEPPAALTANGEAEVWIGLSGGTSGVADPNWGGAVIWISKDNTTYTAIGTVAAPARQGVLAAPLASSSGQTSNAAPFGTIDMVDALAVNMAESNGVLNSATTSDAENGVTLCVIDQELLTYTTAALTGPNTYALTGLARGIYGSSPASHASGAVFTRLDNAIFKYALPILYIGTSFFLKFQSFNVFGNAVQSLADCTAYDFKPVGSSLLGPVAQALAVGTNVDCGLASGTPAEYDDFGFASDPFPNFIDLGLASS, from the coding sequence ATGAGCGGGTCGCATTCGAGCCCGGCACCAACGGTCCAGCCGAGCTACACAGGTCTTCAGATCCAGACCTCCAGCAATGCGCTGCCGGTTCCGATCGCCTACGGACAGAATGTTCTCGCTCCGAATATCGTCTGGGAAGCCGATTTCACTTCGATCCCGCAATATACGTCTACGCCGAGCAGCGGTAAGGGCGGTGGCGGCTCGAGCCTGCAGATGAATGGCTATCTTTATGTGATCGCCATCATCATGGGTCTCTGTGAAGGGCCGATCAGCGCGATCGGGACGATCTGGAAGGGCCAGAGCAGCTATTCGCTATCGACGGTCAACCCGCCGATTAACTCGATCGCAGCCGCTTTGTCGAACGCGGCCGTCAAGGACGCGTCCATGTCCTTGTTCAGCGGCACGGTGCCGCAAAGCATCTGGGGCTATTTATCGAGTAAGCACGCGGACCAAGCCATCGCTTACCCCGGTCTCGCCTATCTCGCGGCACCCAATTACAACTTAGGGTCCAGCGGCTCGCTCGATATCACCAATGTCGAGATTTTCGGCGTCTTAAGCGGATCGACCGGCGTTTCCGGCCTGAGCGATGGCGACCCGGCGCAGATCATCCAGGACTTTCTGACCAATGCGCAATATGGAGTCGGATTTCCATCGGCCGGCATTGATGCGACAACATTGTTCAGCGGCGCAGCCAGCTATCAGGCCTATTGCCGGACCACCGGCATAGCGCTCTCACCAATGCTGACAAATCAGGAAGCGGCGAACAGCATTTTGGCACGCTGGCTCCAGCTCACGAACACGGCGGCGATCTGGTCGGGAGGCAAGCTCAAATTCATTCCCTATGGCGATGCGGCGGCCACTGGCAATGGCGCGACCTTCACGCCGGATCTGACCCCAGTCTACAATCTGACCGATGATGATTTCATCTATACGGATGGCGACGATCCCGTGCAGGTCGCGCGGACCGATCCCTATGCTGCCTATAACATGCAGCCGATCGAGATCCTTGACCGCTCGAATGCCTATGCCGCGACGCCGCTTACAGCCTTCGATCAAAATGCGATCGATCTTTATGGGCTGCGCATTGCCTCGACGGTGACGGCGCATGAAATTTGCGATGCCAATGTGGCGATGACATCGGCCCAGCTCATCCTGCAGCGTGGGCTTTATATTCGCAACACATATGCGTTCAAGCTCTCTTGGGAATATTGCCTGCTCGAGCCGATGGATCTTGTCACGATCACCGACGCGGGCCTTGGGCTTTACGACAGTGCGGTGCGCATCATCGAAATCGACGAGGATGAAAACGGGCTTCTTGCCGTAACGGCGGAAGAGTTTCCCGCCGGTACCGCGACGGCCGCCACCTATCCTGTCCAAACCTCCGGAGGGAACAGCGTCAATCGCAATATGGCGCCTGCTTCCGTCAATCCGCCTTTGATTATGGAACCGCCGGCGGCATTGACGGCGAATGGCGAAGCGGAAGTGTGGATCGGTCTGTCCGGTGGAACGTCCGGCGTCGCCGATCCCAATTGGGGCGGCGCGGTCATTTGGATCTCGAAAGACAATACGACCTATACGGCCATTGGAACGGTCGCGGCTCCGGCGCGGCAAGGCGTTCTCGCGGCGCCGCTTGCATCGTCGTCTGGTCAGACTTCCAATGCGGCGCCGTTCGGTACGATCGATATGGTCGATGCGCTCGCCGTGAATATGGCAGAGAGCAACGGCGTTTTGAATTCGGCCACGACAAGCGACGCGGAAAACGGTGTCACGCTTTGCGTCATCGATCAGGAACTCCTGACCTATACGACGGCGGCGCTCACCGGACCGAACACCTATGCGCTGACGGGTCTTGCCCGCGGCATCTATGGATCGTCGCCGGCCTCTCATGCGAGCGGCGCGGTCTTTACGCGTCTCGACAATGCGATCTTCAAATATGCTCTGCCGATTCTCTATATCGGAACAAGCTTTTTTCTGAAGTTTCAGAGCTTCAATGTCTTCGGCAATGCCGTGCAATCGCTCGCCGA
- a CDS encoding DUF2019 domain-containing protein codes for MKPRLADMSNEALVQHFAEICIEEDQALFEEKISKFNKLFKQQMEVEAELENRGVEARLGLLKLYEHPNMQVKLQAARETLAVAPKEARHVIESIAKSGWMPQAGDAGMCLWALDEGIFKPT; via the coding sequence ATGAAACCCAGGCTGGCAGATATGTCTAACGAGGCACTCGTGCAGCATTTTGCCGAAATTTGTATTGAGGAAGACCAAGCCTTGTTTGAAGAAAAAATATCAAAATTCAATAAACTTTTTAAGCAACAAATGGAAGTCGAGGCGGAACTGGAAAACCGAGGTGTTGAGGCGCGTTTGGGCCTGTTAAAGCTCTACGAACATCCCAACATGCAGGTTAAGTTGCAAGCGGCGAGGGAGACTTTGGCAGTAGCTCCGAAAGAAGCTCGCCACGTCATCGAATCTATTGCCAAAAGCGGCTGGATGCCGCAAGCGGGCGATGCGGGGATGTGCCTTTGGGCTTTAGACGAAGGTATATTTAAGCCGACTTGA